One stretch of Magnetococcales bacterium DNA includes these proteins:
- a CDS encoding bi-domain-containing oxidoreductase yields the protein MKQIMQNYKTGDLEIKEVPVPLVTGHTVLVRTMASLISAGTEKIKVDTARMNLLGKARHRPDLVRQVMTNVAQEGLLPTVKKVLNKLDTPVSLGYSSAGEVVAVGPQVRCLRVGDRVACAGEIHAAHAELVTTPQNLCTVVPAGVDPRDAAYAPVGAIGLQAVRLAGVELGQKIGVIGLGLIGQLIVQLARNAGADVLGLEIDPVKLQLARSKGMLAGGNPLTDAVEAMAADFTDGMGLDAVIVAAAADQEKTLDLAGAICREKGRVILLGAGDIHAPRLHYYHKELHLAVSRAFGPGSYDPDYLYGSQDYPPGYVRWTAQRNMEAFLNLLGQGRIDLEGITTHVFPFERAGEAYDLINAGNASYIGIVLTYGETPSAGHKVVRSEGIRPSLAQVRVGFVGAGSFAQNYLIPPLRKHAQVHLAGVATSRGLTARNTADKFSFDFSSTDALELIQDERINTVFIATRHNLHARFLIAALRAGKHVFVEKPLATHPGELQEVADVVAGSPGILMVGFNRRFAPFVEKIAAFFANRSGPMVIDYRVNAGPLPLEHWVNTEEGGGRIVGEICHFIDLFQFLTRSPPVRVYAEVAKNIGSTRSLELSDNVTVVLTFQDGSMANLVYTALGDLSFSRERMEVYCGHSIAILDNYKKLNLVRKGNREDFSLLSRDMGINKEMALFIDALRSDNPKSPISPMELFLTTQCTFEILEALRTGQSREISWKSSGDPA from the coding sequence ATGAAGCAGATCATGCAGAATTACAAGACCGGGGACCTGGAGATCAAAGAGGTGCCGGTCCCTTTGGTGACCGGTCATACCGTTCTGGTGCGGACCATGGCCTCGTTAATCAGTGCCGGGACCGAAAAGATCAAAGTCGATACGGCGCGGATGAATTTGCTCGGCAAGGCGCGTCATCGGCCCGACCTGGTGCGCCAGGTGATGACCAATGTCGCTCAGGAAGGGTTGTTGCCGACGGTCAAGAAGGTGCTCAACAAACTCGACACCCCGGTGTCGCTTGGGTATTCCTCCGCGGGCGAGGTGGTGGCGGTTGGACCGCAAGTCCGTTGTCTCAGGGTTGGTGATCGGGTCGCCTGTGCCGGGGAAATTCATGCGGCCCATGCCGAACTGGTGACAACGCCACAAAACCTGTGTACCGTGGTCCCTGCCGGGGTCGATCCAAGGGATGCCGCCTATGCCCCGGTGGGGGCGATCGGTTTGCAGGCGGTTCGTCTGGCGGGGGTGGAACTGGGACAGAAGATCGGGGTCATTGGTCTGGGCTTGATCGGGCAATTGATTGTCCAACTGGCGCGCAACGCCGGGGCGGATGTCCTTGGCCTTGAAATCGATCCGGTCAAATTGCAGTTGGCCCGCTCCAAGGGGATGCTGGCCGGGGGCAATCCTCTGACCGATGCGGTGGAGGCGATGGCCGCCGATTTCACTGACGGCATGGGACTGGATGCGGTCATCGTCGCCGCCGCCGCCGACCAGGAAAAGACCCTGGACCTGGCCGGGGCGATCTGTCGGGAAAAAGGGCGCGTCATACTCCTGGGGGCGGGCGACATTCACGCACCAAGGTTGCATTATTACCACAAGGAACTTCATCTGGCGGTGTCCCGGGCCTTTGGTCCTGGTTCCTATGATCCGGATTACCTGTATGGTTCCCAGGATTATCCTCCGGGGTATGTCCGCTGGACGGCGCAACGCAACATGGAAGCCTTCCTGAATCTTTTGGGGCAGGGCAGGATCGATCTGGAAGGGATCACGACCCATGTGTTCCCGTTTGAACGGGCGGGGGAAGCCTATGACCTGATCAACGCCGGCAATGCTTCCTATATCGGCATCGTTTTAACCTATGGGGAGACCCCTTCCGCGGGGCACAAGGTGGTCCGGTCGGAGGGGATTCGTCCTTCTCTGGCCCAGGTGCGGGTTGGTTTTGTGGGCGCGGGAAGTTTTGCCCAGAACTATCTGATCCCGCCGTTGCGCAAACATGCCCAGGTGCATCTGGCGGGGGTGGCCACCTCCAGGGGATTGACGGCGCGCAACACCGCCGACAAGTTTTCCTTCGATTTCAGTTCCACCGATGCCCTGGAACTGATTCAGGATGAGCGGATCAATACCGTTTTCATCGCCACGCGCCACAATCTTCATGCCCGTTTTCTCATTGCCGCCCTCAGGGCGGGAAAGCATGTATTCGTCGAAAAGCCATTGGCGACCCATCCGGGAGAGTTGCAGGAGGTGGCCGATGTCGTGGCCGGGTCTCCCGGGATTCTCATGGTCGGGTTCAACCGCCGTTTTGCCCCCTTCGTCGAAAAGATCGCCGCCTTCTTCGCCAACCGCTCCGGTCCCATGGTCATCGATTACCGCGTCAATGCCGGCCCCCTGCCGCTGGAACACTGGGTCAATACCGAGGAGGGCGGGGGACGGATCGTCGGCGAGATCTGCCATTTCATCGATCTTTTCCAGTTCCTGACGCGCTCGCCTCCGGTTCGGGTGTACGCCGAGGTTGCCAAAAATATTGGTTCCACCCGTTCGTTGGAACTGTCGGACAATGTGACGGTGGTGCTGACCTTCCAGGACGGTTCCATGGCCAATCTGGTCTATACCGCCCTCGGGGACCTTTCATTTTCCAGAGAGCGAATGGAGGTCTATTGCGGACATTCCATCGCTATTCTCGATAATTACAAAAAACTCAATCTGGTTCGCAAGGGCAACCGGGAGGATTTCTCCCTCCTGTCGCGGGATATGGGAATCAACAAGGAAATGGCTCTGTTCATCGATGCCCTGCGTTCCGACAACCCGAAATCGCCGATTTCTCCCATGGAGCTTTTTCTTACCACCCAGTGTACCTTCGAGATTCTCGAAGCATTACGAACGGGGCAATCTCGGGAAATTTCCTGGAAATCTTCCGGGGATCCTGCATGA
- the wecB gene encoding UDP-N-acetylglucosamine 2-epimerase (non-hydrolyzing) translates to MNVLTVFGTRPEAIKMAPLVQSLAEHPGVVSRVCVTTQHREMLHQVLDLFDMRPDFDLDIMKSGQDLTDITTAVMIGLRDVFRRFKPDWLLVHGDTTTTLAASLSGFYHRIFVGHVEAGLRTGNLYSPWPEEANRRVAGAIAQLHFAPVEMARDNLLREGVDPGVIHVTGNTVIDALKLVVKKLDDNPALEEELATRFPFLEADRTAHPMILVTGHRRESFFGGFERICNALAHLARRHPHLRIVYPVHLNPNVLEPVNRLLGGIANIHLIRPLDYLSFVFLMKRAHIILTDSGGVQEEGPYLRKPILVMRDTTERPEAIRAGTARLVGTDDKVIVAAIEELMNDQKVYRSMSQAHNPYGDGLASKKITEILLRHNPQRP, encoded by the coding sequence TTGAACGTATTGACAGTATTCGGAACCCGGCCCGAGGCGATCAAAATGGCGCCACTGGTCCAATCCCTGGCCGAACACCCAGGGGTTGTTTCGCGTGTCTGTGTCACGACACAGCATCGTGAAATGTTGCATCAAGTGCTCGACCTGTTCGACATGCGCCCTGATTTCGATCTGGACATCATGAAATCGGGACAGGACCTGACCGACATTACCACAGCGGTAATGATTGGCCTGCGTGATGTGTTTCGTCGGTTCAAGCCTGACTGGCTTTTGGTCCATGGTGATACCACGACCACCCTGGCGGCGAGTCTTTCCGGTTTTTATCATCGAATCTTCGTTGGCCATGTCGAGGCGGGGTTGCGTACTGGAAATCTGTATTCTCCATGGCCGGAGGAGGCCAATCGTCGGGTGGCGGGGGCGATTGCCCAGCTTCATTTCGCCCCGGTGGAGATGGCGCGTGACAATTTGCTCCGGGAAGGGGTGGATCCCGGTGTCATTCATGTGACGGGCAATACGGTCATCGATGCCCTCAAGTTGGTCGTGAAAAAACTGGATGACAATCCAGCGTTGGAAGAGGAACTGGCGACGCGGTTTCCCTTTCTGGAAGCGGACCGAACGGCGCATCCGATGATTCTGGTCACGGGCCATCGGCGGGAAAGTTTTTTCGGTGGCTTCGAAAGGATTTGCAACGCCCTGGCGCACCTTGCCCGGCGCCATCCCCATCTTCGTATCGTCTATCCGGTACATCTTAATCCCAATGTTCTGGAACCGGTCAACCGGTTGTTGGGAGGGATTGCCAACATCCATCTGATTCGACCCCTCGATTATCTTTCTTTCGTTTTCCTGATGAAACGGGCCCACATCATCTTGACCGATTCCGGTGGCGTCCAGGAGGAAGGGCCCTATCTGCGCAAGCCGATTCTGGTCATGCGGGATACGACCGAACGTCCCGAAGCCATTCGTGCGGGTACGGCACGTCTGGTCGGAACCGACGATAAGGTGATCGTCGCTGCCATCGAGGAACTCATGAATGATCAGAAAGTCTATCGATCAATGAGTCAGGCGCATAATCCTTATGGGGATGGCCTGGCTTCCAAAAAAATTACTGAAATACTTTTGCGGCACAATCCGCAGCGACCATGA
- a CDS encoding 3-deoxy-7-phosphoheptulonate synthase class II, whose amino-acid sequence MAQPWTKESWRNHPAKQQPDWPDPRALAAACERLSSYPPLVFAGEARSLEARLAEVAQGRAFLLQGGDCAESFNEFNANTIRDKLKVLLQMAVILTHGLGKPIVKVGRIAGQFAKPRSSPTETKDGVSLPSFRGESVNSADFSEDARQPDPMRLERAYFQSASTLNLLRAFTGGGFADLKKVHTWNQDFVAASPQGQRYAKLADQLSENLRFMEVLGINSGNTPILREIEYYTSHEALILEYESALTRIDSLTGHHYDCSAHMLWIGERTRQPDGAHVEFLRGVHNPVGVKIGPDIGVDDLKTLCARLNPDNIPGRLTLIGRFGHAKIAGCLPRIIRAVQSEGLSVVWCCDPMHGNTYGTPSGYKTRSIDHIMSELEQFFAIHKAEGTWPGGVHFELTGGNVTECVGGSTTVLEEHLQQCYETTCDPRLNAAQSLDVAFLVAETLRQLA is encoded by the coding sequence GTGGCCCAACCCTGGACGAAAGAATCCTGGAGGAATCATCCGGCCAAACAACAACCCGATTGGCCCGATCCTCGGGCTCTGGCTGCCGCATGCGAACGTCTTTCCTCTTATCCGCCCCTGGTGTTTGCCGGCGAGGCGCGTTCGCTGGAAGCACGGCTTGCCGAGGTCGCACAAGGGCGAGCCTTTTTGCTCCAGGGGGGTGATTGTGCCGAATCCTTCAATGAATTCAATGCCAACACCATTCGGGACAAACTCAAGGTATTGTTGCAGATGGCGGTCATCCTGACCCATGGTCTGGGCAAGCCGATCGTCAAGGTCGGACGGATCGCCGGACAGTTCGCCAAACCGCGCTCCAGCCCCACCGAAACCAAGGATGGGGTTTCCCTTCCCAGTTTCCGGGGGGAGTCGGTCAATTCCGCCGATTTTTCCGAGGATGCGCGCCAACCCGATCCGATGCGTCTGGAACGGGCCTATTTCCAGTCGGCAAGCACCCTCAATCTGCTGCGGGCCTTCACCGGTGGCGGATTTGCCGACTTGAAAAAGGTTCATACCTGGAATCAGGATTTCGTGGCCGCTTCCCCTCAGGGGCAACGGTATGCCAAACTTGCCGATCAATTGAGCGAAAATCTCCGTTTCATGGAAGTCCTGGGCATCAATTCCGGCAACACCCCCATCCTGCGCGAGATCGAATACTATACCAGCCATGAGGCGTTGATTCTCGAATACGAAAGCGCCCTGACCCGGATCGATTCCCTGACGGGGCACCATTATGACTGTTCGGCCCACATGTTGTGGATCGGAGAACGGACCCGTCAACCCGACGGCGCCCATGTTGAATTTTTGCGCGGGGTCCACAATCCCGTCGGGGTCAAGATTGGCCCCGACATCGGTGTTGACGATCTGAAAACATTGTGTGCCCGCCTCAATCCCGACAACATTCCCGGTCGTCTGACCCTGATCGGTCGTTTCGGACATGCAAAAATCGCCGGATGCCTCCCCCGGATCATTCGCGCCGTCCAGTCGGAAGGATTGTCGGTCGTCTGGTGCTGCGACCCGATGCATGGCAACACCTATGGGACTCCCAGTGGCTACAAGACCCGTTCCATCGACCATATCATGTCGGAACTGGAACAGTTCTTTGCCATCCACAAGGCGGAGGGGACATGGCCCGGCGGGGTTCATTTTGAACTGACCGGCGGCAATGTGACCGAATGTGTCGGTGGTTCCACGACCGTCCTCGAAGAGCACCTTCAACAATGCTACGAGACTACCTGCGACCCCCGACTCAACGCCGCTCAGAGCCTTGACGTCGCTTTCCTGGTTGCGGAGACGCTACGCCAATTGGCATGA
- a CDS encoding PilZ domain-containing protein, translated as MSGSGNNRRAFDRSRFVVGCTCTLATGEIVSGETADISPRGVGVGGPLGGRCEIGAEGVLRLNLTGFSDRAFSCIVIHHSSGTVGLQIKNPRDNLGLVVTQAVLGDINVRMGVDGTQWTGFDVFIKGMGGVPLPVSIEKLTVRNAEFSFSSSVQRATWLQRDLRIEVIVRLRGSEVRVFGVVTEPPFSRRDRFGMISIVRVLFHNSVDGSSNRLAELIRGAHEKRLTVLLQNRALAHVERFDDPLHRFGREKIRRDMDRFLPQKRK; from the coding sequence ATGAGCGGGTCGGGAAACAACAGAAGGGCCTTTGATCGTTCACGGTTTGTCGTTGGATGTACCTGCACCTTGGCGACGGGAGAAATCGTGTCGGGCGAAACAGCCGATATTTCTCCACGGGGGGTCGGGGTGGGCGGTCCTTTGGGGGGGCGATGTGAGATCGGGGCGGAGGGGGTGTTGCGGTTGAACCTGACCGGTTTTTCCGATCGGGCCTTTTCCTGCATCGTGATTCATCACTCTTCGGGAACCGTCGGGCTCCAGATCAAAAACCCCAGGGACAATCTGGGCCTGGTCGTGACCCAGGCCGTCCTTGGCGACATCAATGTCCGAATGGGGGTCGATGGGACTCAATGGACCGGGTTTGATGTATTCATCAAGGGGATGGGTGGGGTCCCGCTCCCGGTCAGTATCGAAAAATTGACTGTTCGGAACGCTGAATTCAGTTTTTCATCGTCCGTGCAACGGGCGACTTGGCTGCAACGGGATCTACGGATTGAGGTAATCGTGCGTCTCCGGGGATCCGAGGTCAGGGTCTTTGGAGTGGTAACGGAGCCTCCCTTTTCTCGCCGGGACCGATTTGGGATGATCTCGATTGTCCGCGTGCTTTTCCATAACTCTGTCGATGGCAGCAGCAACCGGTTGGCGGAATTGATTCGCGGGGCTCACGAAAAACGACTGACAGTGCTTCTTCAAAACCGTGCCCTGGCCCATGTCGAACGGTTTGACGACCCTTTGCACCGTTTTGGCCGTGAAAAAATCCGGCGGGATATGGATCGTTTCCTTCCTCAAAAAAGAAAATAG
- a CDS encoding WecB/TagA/CpsF family glycosyltransferase codes for MMIDKFTFFGLQYSNVDMDEAVGIMEQFIREGRPRSIMSTAVELIVRSLRDPGLKSTYERTDVLMVDGTVGMWAARLLGNRVKSPVGTAKLMLRFLETTQGKGYRCYFLGARPEVVEMAVVKARARYPGCTIVGWHHGYFKEDRAVLAEVERTKPDVVFVAMSSPMKERIIDQNGSTFHVPVVVGVGGGVDVLAGYTVLAPSWISAIGMEWFFRLVQEPHRLWKRYLTTNSLFILLMVRELFLRWIVGKKQSR; via the coding sequence ATGATGATCGACAAGTTTACCTTTTTTGGTTTACAGTACAGCAATGTGGATATGGATGAGGCGGTGGGCATCATGGAACAGTTTATCCGTGAAGGCCGACCCCGTTCGATCATGTCCACCGCTGTCGAACTGATCGTCCGGTCCCTTCGCGACCCTGGTCTGAAGAGCACCTACGAACGGACCGATGTCTTGATGGTCGATGGCACGGTCGGTATGTGGGCGGCAAGGCTGTTGGGAAACCGGGTGAAAAGTCCGGTGGGGACTGCCAAACTCATGCTTCGTTTTCTGGAGACGACTCAGGGAAAGGGGTATCGGTGTTATTTTCTCGGGGCCCGGCCCGAGGTGGTCGAAATGGCGGTCGTCAAGGCCCGGGCGCGTTATCCCGGTTGCACCATCGTTGGCTGGCATCACGGATATTTCAAGGAGGACCGGGCCGTTTTGGCGGAGGTGGAACGGACGAAGCCCGATGTCGTCTTCGTGGCGATGAGTTCTCCCATGAAGGAACGGATCATCGATCAGAACGGATCCACCTTTCATGTCCCTGTCGTGGTTGGCGTGGGCGGGGGGGTTGATGTGTTGGCGGGGTATACTGTACTGGCTCCGTCATGGATCAGCGCCATCGGCATGGAATGGTTTTTCAGACTGGTTCAGGAACCGCATCGGCTGTGGAAACGTTATTTGACGACCAACTCTTTGTTTATTCTTCTTATGGTGCGGGAACTGTTTCTCAGGTGGATCGTCGGGAAAAAGCAGTCCCGATGA
- a CDS encoding NAD-dependent epimerase/dehydratase family protein: MATFCLVGSVPDHVEITVPDYIDYYKGKTILVTGGAGAIGSNLCQRLGEAGARMVIILDNLYSSYMWNIPVLPNILFVKGDITNDIDLKRVFTEKPDVVFHLAAFFANQNSIDYPERDLHVNGTGSLKLLEYATLSRISRFVYASSGCSIYGSAAPLPLTEEFMSMNLSSPYQITKMLGELYCNFYYNHFELPVVKARFFNSYGPGEVPGQYRNVIPNFLYWGLKGETLPITGTGEETRDFTYVGDLVDGLLRAGYYESAIGEEFNLASGVETRIVDLANRVVAATGGKSKVTIASRRKWDTKSRLLASVDKARKLIGYEPKVSFDEGFTQTIAWFRDKWNLIERDAAFTPGMSSAVKDRFKEKS, translated from the coding sequence ATGGCGACGTTCTGTCTGGTGGGCAGCGTCCCGGATCATGTGGAGATCACTGTGCCTGATTATATTGACTATTATAAAGGAAAAACAATTCTCGTAACAGGGGGCGCCGGGGCGATCGGCAGTAACCTGTGCCAGAGGCTCGGCGAGGCAGGGGCCAGAATGGTTATCATTCTGGATAACCTCTACTCTTCCTATATGTGGAATATTCCGGTTTTGCCAAATATTCTTTTCGTTAAGGGTGACATTACCAACGACATCGATCTGAAAAGGGTCTTCACGGAGAAACCCGATGTCGTTTTTCATCTGGCCGCTTTTTTCGCCAATCAGAATTCCATCGATTATCCCGAGAGGGATCTTCATGTCAACGGAACGGGTTCGTTGAAACTCCTTGAGTACGCGACCTTGAGCCGGATTTCCCGGTTTGTCTATGCATCCTCGGGCTGTTCCATCTATGGCAGTGCCGCACCTCTGCCATTGACGGAAGAGTTCATGTCGATGAACCTGTCTTCGCCCTATCAGATCACCAAGATGCTCGGGGAACTCTATTGCAACTTTTATTATAATCATTTTGAGTTGCCGGTCGTCAAGGCCCGATTCTTCAATTCCTATGGTCCTGGCGAGGTCCCGGGGCAATATCGTAATGTCATCCCCAATTTTCTCTATTGGGGGTTGAAGGGTGAGACCCTTCCCATCACTGGAACCGGGGAGGAGACGCGGGATTTTACCTATGTCGGCGATCTGGTCGATGGTCTGCTTCGGGCGGGTTATTACGAGTCGGCCATCGGAGAGGAATTCAATCTGGCATCGGGGGTCGAAACCCGGATCGTCGATCTGGCCAATCGGGTGGTGGCGGCTACGGGAGGAAAGTCCAAGGTCACCATTGCCTCGCGGCGCAAATGGGATACCAAGAGTCGTCTCCTGGCCTCGGTTGACAAGGCACGAAAATTGATAGGCTATGAACCCAAGGTTTCCTTTGACGAGGGTTTTACCCAGACCATCGCCTGGTTCCGGGACAAATGGAACCTGATCGAACGGGATGCCGCTTTTACGCCGGGGATGTCGTCCGCGGTCAAGGATCGTTTCAAGGAAAAGTCCTGA